caaggtaaggagcagcggctgtgctttccTGGAGTAGTCATGAAAAGATACtacatgcccaaggtaagagaaacccaagtaagatggtaggtgttgcaagagggcatcagagggcagacacactcaaaccatactcacagaaaactagtcaatctaattacactaggaccacagccttgtctaactcagtgaaactaagccatgcccgtggggcaacccaagaagggcgggtcatggtggagagatttgacagaatgtggtccactggaaaagggaatggcaagtcacttcagtactcttgccttgagaaccccatgaacagtatgaaaaggcaaaatgataagatactgaaagagaaactccccaggtcagtaggtgcccaatatgctactggagatcagtggagaaataactccagaaagaatgaagggatggagccaaagcaaaaacaatacccagctgtcgatgtgactggtgatagaagcaaggtccgatgctgtaaagagcaatattgcataggaacctggaatgtcaggtccatgaatcaaggcaaattggaagtggtcaaacaagagatggcaagagtgaatgtcgacattctaggaatcagcaaactaaaatggactggaatgggtgaatttaactcagatgaccattatatctactactgcaggtaggaatccctcagaagaaatggagtagccatcatggtcaacaaaagagttcaaaatgtagtacttggatgcaatctcaaaaatgactgaatgatctctgttcgtttccaaggcacatcattcaatatcacagtaatccaagtctatgcccctaccagtaatgctgaagaagctgaagttgaacggttctatgaagacctacaagaccttttagaactaacacccaaaaaagatggaTATTACAGCATCTAAAGACTGATGTGACCTACATATTGGTCCATTTTATTGGATCTAATAAATatgatatgaaaaaaaagaaaaaaattaagtcaattaAATGGAAGTCAAAAATAGTGTTGAAGCAGACAACATTTGATTAAAATAGGCTTCTTCATCTGAAATTGGATAACTTAAAGAAGAATTGAGTGTTTTTTAGGAAATTCACAATTCAAATCCAAGTTGTGGCAATGGCATGGAGTTACTCTTCTGTTCCATGAAAATTCTTGAAATTCCACAAAAATAGGGAACAGCATATCAAAAGGCTCTGATGCATTCTAGGCTGTCTACTTCAGTCCTCATCActaacttttcttcttctttccataACACATCCCTCTTACACATCACCAATGACTGATGGAAAATATCTGTAATGTCAGTTGTTACTTCTCatctttcatttgtaattttattgacttgagtcttctctttgcttctcttgatgagtctgactgaAGGTTTATCAACTTTATATTctaaaagaaccagcttttaatttcactgacctttgttattattttctttatgtttttcatttatttatgctctgatctttatgtTTTGGTTCCTTCTATTAACTTcaggttttgtttattctttctctagttgctttaagtgtaatGTAAGgttgtttatttgtgatttttcttgtttcctgaagtAAGATTGTATTGCAATAagcttccttcttagaactgtttttgctgagCACCTTGGGTTTTGgattgtcttgtttttgttgtcatttgtctCTAAGTATTTTTCGATTTCCTCTTTGTATTCTTCAGTGATACTGGTTGTTTAGTCACATAtagtttagcctccatatgtttgtgttttttgcagcTTTATCTTGTAATGGATTTCTCATATTGTCATTGGAAACAGATGCttgttattatttcagtttttaaaaatttaccaagtcTTGGTTTGTGATCCATGATATGATCTATTGTGGAAAATATTCTGTGTTTACTTGAGATGAATGTTTATTCTGCTTCTTTCAGATGGAATGTCCTACAAATATCAAATCTATCTGGTCTGTTGTGTCATTTAAGACTtggtttacttattaattttctgccTGGGTGATCCATCCGTTGGTGTAATTTGACTGTTAAAGTTCCCCACTATTGTTGTGTTACTgctaatttccccttttatagatATTAGCACTTGCCTTATATATTGAAGTGTTCCtgtattgggtgcatatatatttacaattgttatgtcttcttcatgGATTGATCCTTTGGTCATTGTGTAgtgtctttccttgtctcttttaaCATTCTTTAATTTAAAGTCTATcttgtctgatatgaatattgcttttCCAGcttcctttgattttcatttgcatgtgAAGTATCTTCTTATATcccctcattttcagtctgtatgtgtctctaggtctgaagtgagtttctttgTGTATATCTTCTTGATGAGACTTAATTTGTGTTGGGGTCCTTTAagggactggaacctggtggtctggagtcgatgataagaaagtgaaagagagagccaaagggagggggagagagagagaaagaaagaaagaaagatacggggacccaagctctgatggagcaaaggtgctttaatgatcttCCTGTGAGTATATATAAGCTGTTGTACAAGAAATTTCTTTGagaatgataaagatcagaaaaccaaatgtatactgtattggtgtttttctttctggcttacttcactctgtataataggactctgtgagagagggagagggtgggaagatttgggagaatggcattgaaacatgtaaaatatcatgtatgaaacgagttgccagtccaggttcgatgcacgatactggatgcttggggctggtgcactgggatggaatggggagggaggagggaggagggttcaggatggggaacacatgtatacctgtggcagattcattttgatatttggcaaaactaatacaattatgtaaagtttaaaaataaaataaaattaaaaaagaaaaccaaatgtacagcaaccgttaccaagggaacaagggattaataatggtcacaaggtcaggagacaatccatatctcaagaaagaggatcaagactaagcagttttgttgtaaagagaatgtttactgaaggagATTCAAGCCTGTCTCATATCACAACCTCATTCCTGGGAGCGGCTTGCCACTCCACTGGTTTCTGACAACAGAAACTAAGAAACAGAGGATTTATGAGAAACAGCacgtaggaatcctcctgttaaacattccctgaaaAATTTGTTCAATTTTTATTAGATTGTTTGTTGTCTTAATGTCTATGAGGACTGTTCATATACTTTGGCTACAagttctttgtcagatatatagatagatagttttcaaacattttccctCAATCTTTGAATAtgcatgcatttatatatatattcaaaagcttgcttctctgatttatttttgcaCACTCTTCCACTCATCTCTTGCTACATAAACTGCATGTCAAAACTAGATAACTTGAGAAGGACCACTGAccaagtgtgctcagtcatgtctgactctttgtgactccatggatgatagcttgccaggctcctctgcccaaatttcccaggcaagaatactggaatgggttgccattttctactccaggggttcttcccgacccagggatggaactcacatctcctgttaGGCAGTCAGAATCTTTTCTGCTGAGCCGCCTTGGAAACCCTTGAATatacatgcatttatatatattcaaaagcgtgtttctctgatttatttttgcaCACTGTTCTAGTTATCTCTTCCTACATAAACTGTATTTCAAAACTAAATAACTTAAGAGAATGGCCACTGACtccttattttgttctttctcgTGTTTACTGAGgttgcatgaaatattccgtGGAAAGACTGGCTAGGTTGCAAGTACTTTAATAATTGACATTAGATATGAATGTCTAGAAAGATGAACCCAAATTCTCCCCTTTCAGTTCATGTAATCTCAGAATGTGCCACAGTGCTTAATCAGATGGCTAGTTGTAACAGTAATTCATGGCTTTCACATACTGTCTTCTTCAAGACAAGACCCAGAAGTGACTTATAATATTTCCACTAATTTTGTTTGTCAAAACAGGTGAAGTATGGCAAAATTCAAAGGATAAATATGCAATATAAGTAACTTTGAATATGTTTCAATGAAGAAAAGAAGCCTGATgaaaagaataacaacaacaaaaacaaacaaacaaaaagcatgttgcatatttctgtttaaaaggaggctgagtcgtcccagtgcaccagtcctaagcatccagtatcctgcagggatggtatggggagggaggagggaggagggttcaggatggggaacacgtgtatacctgtggcagattcgtgttgatgtttggcaaaactaatacaattatgtaaagtttaaaaatagaataaaattaaaaaaaaaaaaaaaggaggctgaGAATTGGAAagcacaaagaatcagaaagtaAATTAGTAGTTACCAGGgctcagggaggaaggaagggaaagtgaCAGCTAATAAATATGGATTTCTTAttgtaataatgaaaatgttgTGGAAGTAAATACTGGTGATAACCTAAGAACCTTAAAAATATGGTAAAAACAAAGAACTGTATACATTAGAAGGGTGAATTTTATAATGTACACATTACATTTCAGTAAATACCGAAACATGAACCAAGTGTGGTAATATCCTTAAATGAGATGTGAAGAAGACTCTAaaacactatgaacaaatctaacAAAACGGAAATAATAAAGGGAGGATCTTTTTGAGTTTCAGTAGGTTTACTCTTTAACTAAAGAAGGACAAAACCATTTCATAACTGTGAAGCACATCATACAAAAAaattttgcagttttctttttacCATAGATCAATTTGATGACAGTAGTGAAGTATGAAAATGCAGCCTGTGCTAAGTGGCTCCTGAATTCTCAGGGGAAAATACAGAAGCAGAAGTATAATTCATGAAATGTTTGCATAAGATCAAAGCAGAGGGGCAGTAGCACAGGGATTTAAGCCCCAATGTACCTGGTAAAATAAGAGGCCATCTGCTTATTGTTCAGCTAGCCAAGACCTGCTCATCTCAGGTAGGTTTCCAGTTCCTAACTTaaagaatatagaagaaaatatgtaacattttgaggggaaaaaaattgtatatGAACCATTTTGTGCCTGCCTACTCACGAAAATCTGAAATCAATGGCTAGAAATATTTCAATCTCAGAATCACAAGAATCTGAACTTGTTAATATCCAGAATgcaactgtttattttattttgctttttcttcacaggaaatatttgctttttaatcatTGGAAAATGGTATACATGAATTTAAAGTATGTTTTGCTTTATTAAAATAGAGTAGGTAAcgcagtaaaaataaaaacatgtacaaATTCATCTCCATGTGAACCACATGCCATGTTTACTTAggtcagagggggaaaaaagttcaTCGCTTCCATTCTATTCTTATAAACATTAACacgtatacacatacacacatataacaaAGAGGAAAGTCTATGCATTTTAGAAACATTATTATCCCTCATCTTCTTTCCACTTTAGTAACTAACAGgccatttaaaatctaaaatgatGTGAATCATACAATAAATTCttgttttcacttccttttaGCTCTTTTTTCCACTCATTAAAAGAGATTCACCTTTTGACAACTGCCACTCCACAAAGAGGTAGTGAGCATTGTGGAGAAGcaagaataaatttctagaaaatcaGGTCAATAATACTTAATTCATGTCCAAGAAAATACTGATCATAGCAAAAACTAAACCCatgaatacaattattttttattactagtCATTGATGTACTCACTGTTTctggaattaaataaaattctctgAAACCAATCATGCTTTTTTGAGAAGCATAAAAATTGTTATCGTTCTTTGTGTCTAGGTGACTATTTTCAGCCCTCATAAATGCTCAGTCCTATGTCTTATGGCCTGGTCTCTCTAACACTGGTGTCTCTTCTAGGTTTTTCTCAAGAGGTAAAGAGTCAAATTTCTCTAAATCTGCTCCCTGGGATGAAGAAACTAACACTCAGAGAAGAGCttatagaaagtaaaaaaaaaaaaaaaaaaaactcatgaatGACATCTAGATTTACATCCAATTTCTCAAAGGTCTTTCTCAGAGACTTTCTTATTATTGCAGAATAGAGAGCCATGCCTCTTTAAAGAGTGGGTGCATGACTGAATACTTTTCTAAGTATAAAAAGACAGTTACaggaaaaatattctcttttgaCATTTTGTAGATGCTGAAAAGTGTCACACATGCAAGTATCATTTTCTTGATCATTTTCTCCAAAAGTTTACACAAGAACAAAGAAGAATGGACACAGGGAATTGCTCCTCCTTaactgaattcattttcttgggaaTTACTGATAACACCAAGACCAAAGTTATTCTATTTACCATGTTCCTCCTTGTTTATCTCATTACTCTTCTGGCAAATCTAGGAATGATCACCCTGATTAGGATGGATCCCCAGCTGCACAcacccatgtactttttcctcagcCACCTCTCCTTCTGTGACCTCAGCATTTCCACAGCAGTTGGCCCCAAGATGCTGGTGGATCTATTGGCTAAGAACAAATCAATTCCCTTCTATGGCTGTGCCCTGCAATTATTGGTGCTCTATACCTTTATAGATTGCGAGTGTCTCCTGCTggcagtgatggcctatgaccggtaCAAGGCCATTAGCAGCCCCttgctctatgcagtcagcatgTCCAGTGGGGTGTGCTCCCTGCTCATGGCTGGGGTTTACCTGGTGAGTATAGCAGAGACGTTGGTACACATGACATTAGCATTCCGCTTATGTTTCTGTGGGTCAAATGAGATTAATCACTTTTTTTGTGATGTTGCTCCTCTTCTATTGCTATCTTGCTCAGATACACAGGTCAATGAGTTACTGATATTTACTGCTTTTGGCTTCATTGAACTGAGTACAATTTCAGGAGTTCTTGTCTCTTACTGTTATATTATCCTATCAGTCTTGAAGATCCACTCTGCCAAAGGGGGGTTCAAAGCTTTCTCTACCTGCATCTCTCACCTAACTTCTGTGGCAATTTTCCAGGGAACAATGCTCTTCATGTATTTCAGGTCAAGTTCTTCCTACTCGCTAGATGAAGACAAAATGACCTCTTTGTTTTACACCCTTGTGATTCCCATGTTAAACCCGCTGATTTATAGCCTAAGGAACAAGGATGTGAAACAAACTCTGAAAAAATGGAAGgataaatggttttaaaattttatattttatgtatgtacacacatacacatccatGCATATATGCTGATTGTTgacttattaaaattaaatcgGAGGTTACATGAGAAACATAATTTCTATTTGAAGTATATTTCTATTTCCCCCACCTGTCATGCTTCTTTATATTTCCAGaatttgtatatggtattagttTCTGGGAAAAACTTTTCTGACTTTTTCAATATGTTAATTTTCAAGCACTATTTAAATTACACTAAGATATATAGTGTATTTTGTTCATTGATCTTTGAGCTTTTCAGTTCTTTATGTACTACAATACATCTTGTAGCTTAAATACTACTAAATATAAGCTGGTTTTAATAATGTATTAACTAAACAGTCAAGTAATTCATAATAAGCCTGAAATTCATCATGAGATAACACATAGTGGTCTAttattcaaaagtaaaaatatctaAAACCAGTCTAAACGAAAGGTATCTTTGGATATTCGGAAAAGGATTCAATTTGGGAGATGAAAAAATAGCAGGCAGAGGATCTGACAGTTATTCAGATCTTGAAGTGTATGAGTCCATGCCTGTTAAAAGAAGTCATATTGGCTACAACATGGAAGAACCATGAGGGGCATATGCTAAGTGGAATAATTCATACAGAGGAAGACAAGTACTGCACGGTCTCACAAACACATAGAATCCAACTGGTCAAGCACATAGAAATAGAGAGTAGATCGGCTGTTGCTACGGGCTGAAAGGTGGGAGCAAAGGGGGATGTTGATCAAAGTTTACAAACTTTCTGTTACttgatgaataagttctgggggtCTAATGTGCACTGTAACTCTAGTTAACAATTGTGTATTGTAAGActgaaatttgctgagagagtAGTTCTTAAGGGTTTCCATGGTATGCACACTCAAAATGATAGCTATGTAAATTGATGAATGTGTTAACTAACTTTTTGtagtaattatttcacaatgtacacatatattaaatTTTCATGCTCTATATCATAAACAtgttatttgtcaattttatctgaatacagttttaaaaaaaagagtaaaagaagtTAAGGGACAGTGGACAGAATCATGGTAAAGTACATAATTGTGCTTCATTATCAGCTATTGATTCTTCTGTGACTCTCTGCACACCAATTTCCTTCACATTTTCCTTACTCTTAGTTCTGATTAAAtacccttctttgtctctttgtgGTTCACAAAAAAACACCTATTTAAAAGATTGCTTTATATCACCCTGTTTATCAGAGTTCTTTGCTAAAGACTGAGCATTGCATTATATAAACAAAGCATTACATGTTGTCTGGAagatcaaataaacaaatatataataaactaaaaatagaagacaACACTTTTTCACTGCTAATTATGTGTCAGTAGTACAAAATTAAATGAGGGTTTGATAAGTAGCTTAAAAATGTATATCAGAATATAGTTAACATAttgaacatatatacacatgtttgTTTGGAAGGTCCATAAAATAGTTTTGGACATTAAGATAATATACTATAGAGACATGCTTATTAATTTCACTAGAAAGAATAAGCTCTAAGTTCTTGCTATTTGACTATTTCATCTGCTTCTGATCTGGTTTCCTGAAGGCTAAAGCACTAAATTAGTTTGTTGAGAAAACTAGGATGTGACCATGTATTTAAAATACCATAATGTACTGAAAGA
This genomic window from Bubalus bubalis isolate 160015118507 breed Murrah chromosome 16, NDDB_SH_1, whole genome shotgun sequence contains:
- the LOC112579433 gene encoding olfactory receptor 5W2-like; the encoded protein is MDTGNCSSLTEFIFLGITDNTKTKVILFTMFLLVYLITLLANLGMITLIRMDPQLHTPMYFFLSHLSFCDLSISTAVGPKMLVDLLAKNKSIPFYGCALQLLVLYTFIDCECLLLAVMAYDRYKAISSPLLYAVSMSSGVCSLLMAGVYLVSIAETLVHMTLAFRLCFCGSNEINHFFCDVAPLLLLSCSDTQVNELLIFTAFGFIELSTISGVLVSYCYIILSVLKIHSAKGGFKAFSTCISHLTSVAIFQGTMLFMYFRSSSSYSLDEDKMTSLFYTLVIPMLNPLIYSLRNKDVKQTLKKWKDKWF